A DNA window from Candidatus Hydrogenedentota bacterium contains the following coding sequences:
- the hpt gene encoding hypoxanthine phosphoribosyltransferase — MRHSSEPLISESVLQNRIKELAAEISRDYANRNLVLAVVLKGALMFAADLSRKLTIPASIEFVRARSYQGTRSSRRVRVTVFPEESLAGKHVLIIEDILDTGYTTHFLLDRFRDAKPDSLELCTLLDKPARRNIAVDAKYVGFTIDDRFVVGYGLDYEEKFRELPAVYVLEET; from the coding sequence ATGCGACACAGTAGCGAACCGCTCATATCCGAGAGCGTCCTTCAGAACCGCATCAAGGAACTCGCGGCCGAGATCTCGAGAGATTACGCCAACCGCAACCTTGTCTTGGCCGTCGTGCTGAAAGGCGCGCTGATGTTCGCGGCAGACCTGTCGCGCAAACTCACGATTCCCGCCAGCATCGAGTTTGTGCGCGCCCGAAGCTACCAGGGCACGCGCTCAAGCCGCCGCGTACGCGTTACCGTGTTTCCAGAGGAAAGCCTGGCGGGAAAACATGTCCTCATCATCGAGGATATCCTCGACACGGGGTATACGACCCATTTCCTGCTCGACCGGTTCCGCGACGCAAAACCGGACTCGCTCGAGTTGTGCACCCTTCTGGACAAGCCGGCCCGCCGCAATATCGCTGTTGATGCCAAATACGTCGGATTCACGATCGACGACCGGTTCGTGGTCGGCTACGGGCTGGACTACGAAGAGAAATTCCGCGAGCTGCCCGCCGTGTACGTCCTGGAAGAGACCTGA